A genomic region of Sulfobacillus acidophilus DSM 10332 contains the following coding sequences:
- a CDS encoding GTP-binding protein Era-like-protein (PFAM: GTPase of unknown function; KH domain~TIGRFAM: GTP-binding protein Era; small GTP-binding protein domain~COGs: COG1159 GTPase~HAMAP: GTP-binding protein Era~InterPro IPR005225:IPR005662:IPR002917:IPR004044~KEGG: sth:STH534 Era family GTP-binding protein~PFAM: GTP-binding protein, HSR1-related; K Homology, type 2~SPTR: Era family GTP-binding protein;~TIGRFAM: GTP-binding protein Era; Small GTP-binding protein): protein MAYKAGFVALVGRPNVGKSTLLNALLGRKVAIATPKPQTTRNRIVGIVHRPDGQLILLDTPGIHRAQHKLGQRMNQTARLTAREADLIWHIVDISRPPNEEDRWAASLCRQSQIPTWLIGNKSDLVADAAAGLAPYQELMGYQAHWIISAAHELGLTDLVERTFEVLPEGVPYYPEDMVTDQSEDFYVSEVIREHVLELTREEIPYSVAVVVEERTLRRPDLTYIRATIYVERDGQKAIVIGDGGRMLKQIGERARQDLEEYYRHRVFLDLWVKVREKWRNEESWLRRLGYREPDK from the coding sequence ATGGCTTATAAAGCGGGTTTTGTGGCCTTGGTGGGACGACCCAATGTCGGCAAATCCACCTTGTTAAATGCGCTGTTGGGACGAAAAGTCGCGATTGCGACGCCGAAACCGCAGACGACCCGCAACCGGATTGTGGGTATCGTGCATCGCCCGGACGGACAACTCATTTTATTGGATACGCCGGGTATTCATCGGGCACAGCATAAATTGGGCCAACGGATGAATCAGACGGCCCGACTGACCGCGCGCGAGGCGGATCTGATTTGGCATATCGTCGACATCAGTCGGCCACCTAACGAGGAAGATCGGTGGGCCGCGTCGCTTTGTCGGCAAAGTCAGATTCCCACCTGGTTAATCGGCAACAAAAGCGATTTGGTGGCGGATGCCGCCGCAGGGCTCGCTCCCTATCAGGAACTCATGGGTTACCAAGCCCATTGGATCATCTCGGCGGCGCACGAACTGGGATTAACCGACTTGGTCGAGCGAACCTTTGAGGTGTTGCCCGAAGGGGTACCCTATTATCCGGAAGATATGGTCACCGATCAAAGTGAAGATTTTTACGTCAGCGAAGTGATTCGGGAGCATGTGCTCGAGCTGACGCGGGAGGAAATTCCTTATTCGGTGGCTGTGGTGGTGGAAGAACGGACATTGCGCCGGCCCGATTTGACCTATATTCGGGCCACCATCTATGTGGAGCGGGACGGCCAAAAGGCTATCGTGATTGGAGACGGCGGCCGGATGCTCAAACAAATCGGTGAACGGGCCCGTCAAGATCTGGAGGAATACTACCGGCATCGGGTGTTTTTAGATTTGTGGGTAAAGGTT
- a CDS encoding cytidine deaminase (PFAM: Cytidine and deoxycytidylate deaminase zinc-binding region~TIGRFAM: cytidine deaminase, homotetrameric~COGs: COG0295 Cytidine deaminase~InterPro IPR006262:IPR002125~KEGG: taf:THA_1775 cdd cytidine deaminase~PFAM: CMP/dCMP deaminase, zinc-binding~SPTR: Cdd cytidine deaminase;~TIGRFAM: Cytidine deaminase, homotetrameric), with protein sequence MDRLIWAARQVRQYAYAPYSGFRVGAALETDDGTIITGVNVENASYPLGCCAERAALYTAVGQGYRRFVRIAVVGPGSRPVPPCGGCRQALAEFGDLTVIMATPDETGPIETRGLHELLPHQFGAELGAKEEPHGL encoded by the coding sequence ATGGACCGACTGATATGGGCCGCACGACAAGTTCGTCAATATGCCTATGCACCCTATTCGGGATTTCGGGTAGGAGCGGCATTAGAAACGGATGACGGGACCATTATAACCGGCGTCAATGTCGAAAACGCCAGCTATCCGTTAGGGTGTTGCGCCGAACGGGCCGCGTTATATACGGCGGTGGGTCAGGGGTATCGGCGTTTTGTCCGCATTGCCGTGGTGGGGCCCGGGTCGAGGCCGGTACCGCCCTGTGGCGGATGCCGGCAGGCGTTAGCGGAATTTGGGGATCTCACCGTCATTATGGCGACACCGGACGAGACCGGGCCAATCGAAACCCGGGGGTTACACGAACTTTTGCCTCACCAATTCGGGGCCGAGCTTGGGGCCAAGGAGGAACCGCATGGCTTATAA
- a CDS encoding protein of unknown function DUF21 (PFAM: CBS domain; Domain of unknown function DUF21; Transporter associated domain~COGs: COG1253 Hemolysins and related protein containing CBS domains~InterPro IPR002550:IPR000644:IPR005170~KEGG: aar:Acear_0620 hypothetical protein~PFAM: Protein of unknown function DUF21; Cystathionine beta-synthase, core; Transporter-associated region~SPTR: Putative uncharacterized protein) encodes MRGIQWGPIVLLLVVVGFSALYSMSETAMMSLSRAKVKNLEEKGKKNAARLERMVQQPNRLLGTVLVGNNLANILASTVAAGLFIHYLGASGVTVATIVMTILILLVAEITPKTFAAHNAERVALRLSGFLDVSSRVFYPIVQVMTWIGVGFIRLFGGKAEGGRLMTEEELRNMVEVGEEEGLLEAEERDMIQGIFDFGDTVVREVMVPRIDVKALPETATLAEVWEGLTQWGHSRLPIYRNTIDDITGVVYARDVLAYAREKPLDTPARDLARPVQFVPETKKINSLLADFRRQHTQIAVVMDEYGGTAGIVTIEDLLEEIVGEIQDEYDAEEVPIRELSPGVVEVTGLYALDELNEEFDLNLPHEDFDTVGGLILHLLGRVPVEGEVVTVDNVELTVAKVDGRRVSRVIVRILGETEPET; translated from the coding sequence GTGAGAGGGATTCAGTGGGGCCCCATTGTATTGCTGCTGGTTGTCGTTGGGTTTTCGGCACTCTATTCGATGTCGGAAACCGCCATGATGTCGCTTTCCCGGGCCAAGGTGAAAAACCTGGAGGAAAAGGGAAAGAAGAATGCGGCACGGTTGGAGCGGATGGTTCAACAGCCGAATCGGCTATTGGGCACGGTTCTGGTCGGGAATAATTTAGCCAATATTTTAGCGTCGACGGTGGCGGCAGGACTCTTTATTCATTATTTGGGAGCCAGTGGGGTCACGGTGGCAACCATCGTGATGACCATCTTGATTTTACTGGTGGCCGAGATTACGCCGAAGACGTTCGCCGCCCATAATGCGGAGCGGGTGGCTCTCCGGTTGTCCGGATTCCTCGACGTGTCCAGTCGGGTATTTTACCCCATCGTGCAAGTGATGACCTGGATTGGGGTCGGGTTTATCCGCTTGTTTGGGGGGAAAGCGGAGGGTGGCCGGCTGATGACCGAAGAGGAGCTCCGCAATATGGTCGAGGTGGGAGAAGAAGAAGGGCTTTTGGAAGCGGAAGAGCGCGACATGATCCAAGGCATCTTCGACTTCGGCGATACGGTCGTGCGTGAAGTGATGGTGCCCCGCATTGACGTCAAGGCTTTACCGGAAACCGCGACATTGGCCGAGGTTTGGGAAGGATTGACGCAGTGGGGCCATTCCCGATTGCCGATTTACCGCAATACCATCGATGACATTACCGGGGTGGTTTATGCCCGAGACGTCTTAGCGTACGCCCGGGAAAAACCGCTGGATACCCCGGCGCGAGACTTGGCCCGACCGGTTCAATTTGTGCCCGAAACGAAAAAAATTAATAGCCTCTTAGCCGATTTTCGCCGTCAGCATACCCAAATCGCGGTGGTCATGGATGAATACGGGGGAACCGCCGGGATTGTCACCATTGAAGACTTGTTGGAGGAAATCGTAGGGGAAATCCAAGATGAATATGATGCCGAAGAAGTTCCCATTCGCGAGCTTTCGCCTGGTGTCGTCGAAGTCACGGGGCTTTATGCGCTGGATGAACTCAACGAGGAGTTCGATTTGAATTTGCCTCATGAGGATTTTGATACGGTGGGCGGTTTGATTCTCCATTTGCTAGGACGGGTACCGGTCGAGGGAGAGGTTGTCACGGTGGACAATGTCGAATTAACCGTGGCCAAAGTGGATGGGCGGCGGGTATCCCGGGTGATTGTCCGCATTCTCGGAGAAACTGAACCGGAAACCTAA
- a CDS encoding diacylglycerol kinase (PFAM: Prokaryotic diacylglycerol kinase~COGs: COG0818 Diacylglycerol kinase~InterPro IPR000829~KEGG: rrs:RoseRS_3595 diacylglycerol kinase~PFAM: Diacylglycerol kinase, prokaryotic~SPTR: Diacylglycerol kinase), with amino-acid sequence MTSSNNLWRSFGFAGQGLWATLLTQRNFRIHVAAATLVGVLGFLMRISGMMWLILILTSALVLALELVNSAIEAVVDLVSPDYHPLAKVAKDAAAGAVLVAAAGALGIGILVFGPRLSRLGTDFMLRWSQDAGLLVIVLLAAAVLWGLVLALPFWVAHRRRIKPLR; translated from the coding sequence GTGACGTCGTCGAATAATCTCTGGCGGTCGTTTGGATTCGCGGGACAAGGTTTATGGGCTACGTTATTGACGCAACGGAATTTCCGGATTCACGTGGCGGCGGCGACATTGGTCGGGGTTTTGGGGTTCTTGATGAGAATTTCCGGCATGATGTGGCTGATCCTCATTTTGACCAGCGCATTGGTGTTGGCGCTGGAATTGGTGAATAGCGCAATAGAAGCGGTTGTCGATTTGGTATCTCCGGATTACCATCCCTTGGCCAAGGTGGCCAAAGACGCCGCGGCCGGGGCGGTGTTGGTCGCCGCGGCGGGTGCTTTGGGGATAGGGATTCTGGTGTTTGGCCCCCGGCTATCCCGGTTGGGGACGGATTTTATGCTACGATGGTCACAAGATGCCGGTCTTCTGGTAATCGTGCTGCTGGCTGCAGCAGTTCTATGGGGGCTGGTGCTCGCGTTACCATTTTGGGTAGCGCATAGAAGGAGGATAAAACCGCTTCGGTGA
- a CDS encoding metalloprotease ybeY (PFAM: Uncharacterized protein family UPF0054~TIGRFAM: metalloprotein, YbeY/UPF0054 family~COGs: COG0319 metal-dependent hydrolase~HAMAP: Uncharacterised protein family UPF0054~InterPro IPR002036~KEGG: sth:STH531 hypothetical protein~PFAM: Uncharacterised protein family UPF0054~SPTR: Probable rRNA maturation factor;~TIGRFAM: Uncharacterised protein family UPF0054) — translation MEISVTSEPSWCQEWEPTVRRAAETALTQLGLLDAELSILLTDDGTVHELNRTYRGVDKTTDVLSFSQQEGDNPDPVPQLLGDVVISVEQARRQAEDFGHSLAREMGFLTVHGILHLIGWDHETPDDERRMMAKTEEILGAIGLSRDVVE, via the coding sequence ATGGAAATTTCGGTGACCAGTGAACCCTCATGGTGCCAAGAGTGGGAGCCGACGGTGCGTCGCGCGGCGGAAACCGCATTGACGCAATTGGGGCTTTTGGACGCCGAATTGAGCATTTTGTTGACGGACGACGGGACGGTCCACGAGTTAAATCGCACCTATCGTGGGGTCGACAAGACGACAGATGTGCTATCGTTTAGTCAGCAAGAGGGGGACAACCCGGATCCGGTTCCCCAGCTCTTGGGAGATGTGGTGATTTCGGTCGAGCAAGCCCGACGGCAAGCGGAGGATTTTGGCCACAGTCTGGCCCGAGAAATGGGTTTTTTGACCGTACACGGCATTCTCCATCTAATTGGATGGGACCATGAAACGCCGGACGACGAACGGCGCATGATGGCCAAAACCGAAGAAATTTTAGGAGCTATAGGACTCAGCCGTGACGTCGTCGAATAA
- a CDS encoding 7TM receptor with intracellular metal dependent phosphohydrolase (PFAM: HD domain; 7TM-HD extracellular; 7TM receptor with intracellular HD hydrolase~TIGRFAM: uncharacterized domain HDIG~COGs: COG1480 membrane-associated HD superfamily hydrolase~InterProIPR006675:IPR003607:IPR011624:IPR011621:IPR 006674~KEGG: tjr:TherJR_2422 7TM receptor with intracellular metal dependent phosphohydrolase~PFAM: Metal-dependent phosphohydrolase, 7TM extracellular region; Metal-dependent phosphohydrolase, 7TM intracellular region; Metal-dependent phosphohydrolase, HD region, subdomain~SMART: Metal-dependent phosphohydrolase, HD region~SPTR: 7TM receptor with intracellular metal dependent phosphohydrolase;~TIGRFAM: HDIG), protein MKSAPSDARWVSRLNAPRLWALSDAMTRQVGIGLAVWLVISAIFSVTWFSHRVSLEVGDLAPRTIVAPYGVIDWSATAKARQQAMASVPGVYTTNSSILSQQKTKAANDFLYLEELAQDTAAPLSEREKAAASQLPLGLPSSVWGTVLSLSPAQLGQLQQDTNVILSSVMGSQAGVRNSPVGLAEAQSFVARLAQQEESDPGLNLFLTDFTRSLVVPNTFLNRADTQERRQAAAARVPLVKILQGEVVVQQGQVVTPGDIAVLRQLGLLDQGFNPAPILGSMIFSAALVALMAGYLVFLRRAFLDSWKISVMVGLILVVGLLAADTLEAVPGLSYLVVPTAAIMTTALSDAGLGLVMSGILAMAIAVLTGLDLNVALVSFFGGIAGVFGTSRLSQRYDILRAGVLVGVVSLFTLLGLDVMEGAGLTEPVVWQYLIWALVDGIFASILAMGSIPLLEGPFGVITAMKLIELSNPNQPLLRKLLVEAPGTYHHSIMVGNLAEAATEAVGGNSLLARVGAYYHDIGKTKRPYFFVDNQFGAENPHDRLSPALSALIIASHVKDGLELAHEHKLPEAISQFIREHHGTTVIRYFYRKAVEMDTGDGVDETDFRYDGPKPQTKETAIVMLADASEATTRTLKNPTPQTIEQVVRRLIKERLEDGQLDEANLTLKDLDVIAQTFTRVLTGVFHQRIEYPERVLKEMERR, encoded by the coding sequence ATGAAAAGCGCGCCAAGTGATGCGAGATGGGTGTCCCGGCTAAATGCTCCCCGCTTGTGGGCGTTATCGGATGCGATGACGCGGCAGGTGGGAATTGGCCTGGCCGTCTGGCTTGTCATTAGCGCGATTTTTTCCGTGACCTGGTTTTCCCACCGGGTATCTCTGGAAGTCGGTGATTTAGCCCCTCGTACCATTGTGGCGCCTTACGGAGTGATAGATTGGTCCGCGACGGCGAAAGCGCGTCAGCAGGCGATGGCCAGCGTGCCTGGTGTTTACACCACCAACTCTTCCATTTTGTCCCAGCAAAAGACCAAAGCCGCTAACGATTTCCTCTACTTGGAAGAATTGGCGCAGGATACCGCGGCCCCGTTAAGCGAACGGGAAAAAGCCGCCGCATCGCAACTACCCCTAGGCTTGCCGTCCTCCGTCTGGGGTACGGTGCTCAGTTTGTCGCCGGCCCAATTGGGGCAGTTACAGCAAGATACCAACGTCATTTTGTCATCGGTGATGGGAAGCCAAGCCGGTGTCCGTAACAGTCCGGTGGGCTTGGCCGAGGCCCAAAGTTTTGTGGCGCGCTTAGCCCAGCAAGAAGAAAGCGACCCGGGCCTTAATTTGTTTCTGACCGACTTCACTCGGTCTCTGGTGGTGCCAAACACCTTTTTAAACCGGGCCGATACCCAAGAACGTCGGCAGGCGGCGGCCGCCCGCGTGCCCTTGGTCAAGATTTTGCAAGGGGAAGTCGTGGTCCAACAAGGGCAGGTTGTGACGCCGGGCGATATTGCTGTTTTACGGCAGTTGGGATTGTTGGATCAGGGGTTTAACCCTGCGCCCATTCTCGGTTCCATGATTTTTTCGGCGGCCTTGGTGGCCCTGATGGCCGGCTACCTGGTGTTTTTGCGCCGGGCTTTTTTGGACTCTTGGAAAATCAGTGTCATGGTTGGACTGATTTTGGTGGTAGGCCTTTTGGCGGCGGATACTTTGGAGGCGGTGCCGGGATTAAGTTACCTGGTGGTGCCGACCGCCGCCATCATGACGACTGCGTTAAGTGACGCCGGGCTCGGATTGGTGATGTCGGGAATTCTGGCCATGGCGATTGCCGTGTTGACCGGACTCGATTTAAATGTGGCGTTGGTGTCGTTTTTTGGCGGCATCGCGGGGGTGTTTGGGACCAGTCGGCTGTCGCAACGCTATGATATTTTGCGGGCGGGTGTGCTGGTGGGGGTCGTTAGCCTCTTCACCTTACTGGGATTAGATGTGATGGAAGGGGCCGGACTTACCGAACCGGTGGTCTGGCAATATTTAATTTGGGCGTTGGTTGACGGTATTTTTGCCTCCATCTTGGCCATGGGTTCCATCCCGCTTCTGGAAGGCCCCTTTGGGGTGATTACCGCGATGAAGCTGATTGAACTGTCCAATCCCAACCAACCGCTCTTGCGAAAACTTTTGGTGGAGGCTCCGGGGACCTACCATCACAGCATTATGGTCGGCAATTTAGCCGAGGCGGCCACGGAAGCGGTCGGCGGCAATTCGTTGTTGGCGCGGGTTGGCGCCTACTATCACGATATCGGCAAGACCAAGCGGCCGTACTTTTTTGTGGACAACCAATTTGGGGCGGAAAATCCTCATGATCGGTTGTCCCCGGCGCTATCGGCCCTCATCATCGCGTCGCATGTGAAAGACGGACTTGAGCTCGCCCACGAGCATAAGTTGCCGGAGGCGATTTCGCAGTTCATTCGAGAGCATCATGGTACCACCGTAATTCGCTATTTTTATCGCAAAGCGGTGGAAATGGATACCGGCGACGGGGTTGACGAAACCGATTTTCGGTATGACGGGCCCAAACCCCAAACGAAAGAGACGGCCATCGTGATGTTGGCCGACGCCAGTGAAGCGACGACCCGGACCCTAAAAAATCCGACACCCCAAACGATTGAGCAAGTCGTCCGTCGCCTCATTAAAGAACGCTTGGAAGACGGGCAGTTGGATGAGGCGAACTTAACCTTGAAAGATCTCGATGTGATAGCCCAAACCTTCACGCGGGTCTTGACCGGGGTATTCCATCAGCGGATAGAATATCCCGAACGGGTGTTAAAAGAAATGGAGAGGCGATGA
- a CDS encoding PhoH family protein (PFAM: PhoH-like protein~COGs: COG1702 Phosphate starvation-inducible protein PhoH predicted ATPase~InterPro IPR003714~KEGG: afn:Acfer_0619 PhoH family protein~PFAM: PhoH-like protein~SPTR: PhoH family protein) — MPLSQWVIQDNQAASAVVGRADEHLKTLEDVLGVHLTARGNVIQINGSPEAQETTRQVLDLLAECVYAGQPIRRQVVESAVSAVKEGAQRQFLHLLTETVYTTTSGRAVRPRTLGQQQYVEAVRDHTLVFGIGPAGTGKTYLAMALAVQALKSHEVERIILTRPAVEAGEKLGFLPGALEDKVDPYLRPLFDALFDLVGSEAVEKSRERGHIEIAPLAYMRGRTLNHSFIILDEAQNTTYEQMKMALTRLGEGSKMVVTGDETQVDLAPGQRSGLKTAARILESVAGVKVVRLGERDVVRHPLVADIIRAYQQFEQGKGDTGDEKRAK; from the coding sequence TTGCCACTTTCCCAATGGGTGATTCAAGATAATCAGGCGGCGAGTGCCGTGGTGGGGCGGGCCGACGAGCATTTAAAGACGCTCGAAGATGTGCTGGGCGTTCATTTAACCGCTCGGGGTAATGTGATTCAGATCAATGGCTCTCCGGAAGCGCAAGAAACCACCCGGCAAGTGTTGGATCTGTTGGCGGAGTGTGTCTATGCCGGTCAACCGATTCGCCGGCAAGTGGTGGAATCGGCGGTATCGGCGGTCAAAGAAGGTGCGCAGCGGCAATTTTTGCATCTTCTGACCGAAACGGTGTATACCACCACCAGTGGGCGGGCGGTGCGTCCGCGGACACTGGGCCAGCAACAATATGTGGAAGCGGTTAGAGATCATACGTTGGTCTTTGGCATCGGGCCGGCCGGTACCGGTAAAACCTATTTGGCGATGGCGTTAGCGGTGCAAGCATTGAAATCGCATGAGGTAGAACGGATTATTTTGACCCGCCCGGCCGTCGAAGCCGGGGAGAAACTGGGCTTCTTGCCGGGAGCGTTGGAGGACAAGGTTGACCCTTATTTACGCCCCTTGTTTGATGCGCTATTTGATTTAGTGGGTTCGGAAGCGGTGGAGAAGTCTCGCGAACGAGGGCATATCGAGATTGCCCCGTTAGCGTATATGCGCGGTCGTACGTTAAATCACAGTTTTATTATTTTGGACGAGGCACAGAATACCACCTATGAGCAGATGAAAATGGCATTGACGCGCTTAGGTGAGGGCTCCAAAATGGTGGTTACGGGGGATGAAACGCAGGTAGACTTGGCGCCGGGTCAACGATCGGGTCTGAAGACGGCCGCCCGCATTTTGGAATCGGTTGCCGGTGTCAAAGTGGTGCGTCTGGGCGAGCGCGATGTGGTACGCCATCCGCTGGTGGCAGACATCATCCGGGCGTATCAACAGTTTGAACAAGGTAAGGGAGACACCGGGGATGAAAAGCGCGCCAAGTGA
- a CDS encoding hypothetical protein (PFAM: Putative stage IV sporulation protein YqfD~TIGRFAM: sporulation protein YqfD~KEGG: hmo:HM1_2445 stage IV sporulation YqfD, putative~SPTR: Stage iv sporulation yqfd, putative), whose translation MTDYLRRIIGGWVEVRLTGAQIEKVVSLLALNGFRIWRVRRQGESISCLIGLSVVEWLDEVTVEHGVSYEIVRQGGLPIRWSELKRQPWIWAGFLGALALVLYASLHIWVVDVTATNLSPAETQALLKAARSAGLAPGVWRNRLDIPRIRQAMEHQLPRQYSWIGIHVHGAVAQIDAIPVHRRPPAHLFPRLVADAGGTVTAVYVYMGAPDVLVGEKVTRGQVLISGVVSAVPNAAGDQPSTEESIVTPAEGEVWARVRYQATVLQPWQRTLTVFSGRRAVRRMWVIDGQYVVTLPNAETPPFQHFQIVRHVANWRWAGVTLPVETIQIVYNEISEKRQRLTVSQARKLALAEAQRRVQAAIPPGGTVVQRIRTVRRTPKGVLATVVWIVNRNIAVAPTRLK comes from the coding sequence ATGACAGATTATCTCCGCCGTATCATCGGTGGTTGGGTGGAAGTCCGGCTTACCGGCGCCCAGATCGAGAAGGTCGTCAGTCTCTTAGCGTTGAACGGGTTTAGGATTTGGCGGGTTCGCCGCCAGGGCGAATCGATTTCATGTCTCATCGGGTTATCGGTTGTGGAATGGCTGGATGAAGTGACCGTTGAACATGGGGTATCTTATGAGATTGTCCGGCAAGGTGGGCTGCCCATTCGCTGGAGCGAACTAAAAAGGCAACCGTGGATCTGGGCCGGGTTTTTAGGCGCACTGGCGCTGGTGTTGTACGCGTCGTTACATATTTGGGTAGTGGACGTGACGGCCACGAATTTATCGCCGGCCGAGACTCAAGCATTGTTAAAAGCGGCCCGTTCGGCGGGGCTAGCGCCGGGAGTGTGGCGAAATCGGCTGGACATTCCCCGGATTCGGCAAGCGATGGAGCACCAATTACCCCGGCAATATTCCTGGATCGGCATTCACGTGCATGGGGCGGTCGCCCAAATCGACGCCATTCCGGTTCACCGACGGCCACCCGCCCATCTCTTTCCCCGCTTGGTTGCCGATGCCGGCGGGACCGTTACGGCCGTCTACGTCTATATGGGGGCTCCCGATGTTTTAGTCGGTGAGAAGGTCACGCGTGGACAAGTATTAATTTCCGGTGTCGTGTCGGCCGTTCCCAACGCGGCTGGCGATCAGCCGTCAACGGAAGAGAGTATCGTGACCCCGGCGGAAGGGGAAGTGTGGGCACGGGTCCGCTATCAGGCAACGGTCCTACAGCCATGGCAGCGGACGTTGACGGTATTCTCGGGTCGCCGGGCGGTGCGGAGGATGTGGGTAATCGATGGGCAATATGTTGTGACCCTACCCAACGCCGAAACGCCCCCGTTTCAGCATTTCCAAATCGTGCGGCATGTGGCTAATTGGCGGTGGGCCGGGGTGACCTTACCGGTCGAGACGATTCAGATAGTATATAATGAAATCAGCGAAAAACGACAGCGGCTTACGGTTTCGCAAGCCCGGAAGCTGGCGCTGGCCGAGGCCCAACGGCGGGTGCAAGCGGCCATTCCTCCCGGGGGCACGGTGGTTCAACGGATCCGCACCGTGCGCCGTACGCCAAAAGGGGTGTTGGCTACCGTCGTGTGGATTGTCAACCGTAATATTGCCGTGGCACCAACCCGGCTGAAATAA
- a CDS encoding sporulation protein YqfC (PFAM: YabP family~TIGRFAM: sporulation protein YqfC~InterPro IPR009877~KEGG: sth:STH527 hypothetical protein~SPTR: Putative uncharacterized protein;~TIGRFAM: Protein of unknown function DUF1429), with product MRSKGKTIQRMTEILEIPPEVLVNVPRVEVVGHLQFRVENHRGIVHYHPHRVVVRLPDGQLIVAGRDLVIGWIDHQEILVTGQVRSLVFRGGRR from the coding sequence ATGCGAAGTAAAGGCAAAACCATTCAGCGCATGACGGAAATATTGGAAATTCCGCCAGAGGTGCTTGTCAATGTGCCCCGGGTGGAAGTCGTGGGACATCTGCAGTTTCGCGTGGAAAATCATCGGGGGATTGTGCACTATCACCCGCATCGGGTGGTGGTACGGCTGCCTGACGGACAACTGATTGTGGCCGGGCGAGATTTGGTTATCGGGTGGATTGACCACCAAGAAATCTTGGTCACCGGTCAGGTGCGGTCCTTGGTGTTTCGAGGAGGACGACGATGA